The Pseudomonas baetica genome includes a region encoding these proteins:
- a CDS encoding polyurethane esterase has product MGLFDYKNADGKALYSDAIALTLYAYTPTGQALPGTAWKPVTATALGYQGKVGPQGTFFGEKDGFTSAEAEVLGKYDAAGKLIGIGVAFRGTGGLGYSDTFGDLKNNLLAAIGPSDYATDYAKNAFDNLLKAVAAFSIAHGIAAKDVLISGHSLGGLGVNSVAELSASNWGGFFKDANYVSFASPTQSSTGNNVLNIGYENDPVFRVLDGTTFSTASMGKHDKPHDSTTDNIVNFTDNYASTAQNLVPFSIANPLNWSAHSSLGYADGLNRVIDSTFYNLTHKDSTIVVSDLEEASRGKTWVEDLGRSGEPHTGSTFIIGTQSSDWLKGGAGNDFLEGLGGDDRFRDDGGYNILLGGQGHNTFDLQKPLQNFSFANDGDGTLYVRDAYGGISMTRDIGALVSKESGWSSKEITWGVTTKGLTNGNELTQYNHSLSGDGYGNALHATADGDWLFGLGGDDKLVSDKGHVTFVGGAGNDVMTAVGGNNTFLFSGAFGFDAINGYQGSDKLVFMGVEGAGQGYDYKQHAAQSGGDTVLKIGEFAVTLVGVGVANLSDASFVFA; this is encoded by the coding sequence ATGGGACTGTTCGATTACAAAAATGCCGATGGCAAAGCGTTATACAGCGACGCGATCGCCCTGACGCTGTACGCCTACACGCCGACCGGGCAAGCCTTGCCGGGCACCGCCTGGAAGCCGGTCACCGCGACGGCGCTGGGTTATCAGGGCAAGGTTGGGCCGCAGGGCACGTTCTTCGGCGAGAAGGACGGCTTCACCAGCGCCGAGGCTGAAGTGCTGGGCAAGTACGACGCCGCCGGCAAGTTGATCGGGATCGGCGTTGCCTTTCGGGGCACGGGTGGGCTGGGTTACAGCGACACCTTCGGCGACCTGAAAAACAACCTGCTGGCGGCCATCGGGCCGTCGGATTACGCGACTGACTACGCGAAAAACGCCTTCGACAATTTGCTCAAGGCTGTCGCGGCGTTTTCCATTGCCCACGGAATCGCGGCCAAGGACGTGCTGATCAGCGGCCACAGCCTCGGCGGTCTCGGGGTCAACAGCGTGGCTGAACTCAGCGCGAGCAACTGGGGCGGCTTTTTCAAGGACGCCAACTACGTGTCGTTTGCTTCGCCGACCCAGAGCAGCACCGGCAACAACGTGTTGAACATTGGGTACGAAAACGATCCGGTGTTCCGTGTGCTCGACGGCACCACGTTCAGTACCGCATCGATGGGCAAACACGACAAGCCGCACGATTCGACCACCGACAACATCGTCAACTTCACCGACAACTACGCATCCACCGCGCAGAACCTGGTGCCGTTCAGCATCGCCAATCCGCTGAACTGGTCGGCCCACAGTTCGCTTGGCTATGCCGACGGCTTGAACCGGGTGATCGATTCGACGTTCTACAACCTGACCCACAAGGACTCGACCATTGTCGTGTCCGATCTGGAGGAGGCGTCCCGGGGGAAAACCTGGGTCGAGGACTTGGGGCGCAGCGGCGAACCGCACACCGGCAGCACCTTCATCATCGGTACGCAAAGCAGCGACTGGCTCAAGGGCGGGGCGGGCAACGACTTCCTTGAAGGCCTGGGCGGCGATGACCGTTTCCGTGATGACGGTGGCTACAACATCTTGCTCGGCGGCCAGGGTCACAACACCTTCGACTTGCAGAAGCCGTTGCAGAACTTCAGCTTCGCCAACGACGGTGACGGCACCCTGTACGTGCGCGACGCCTACGGTGGTATCAGCATGACCCGCGACATTGGCGCGCTGGTGAGCAAGGAGTCGGGGTGGAGCAGCAAGGAGATCACCTGGGGCGTGACGACCAAGGGGTTGACCAATGGCAACGAGCTGACCCAGTACAACCACTCGCTCAGCGGCGACGGCTACGGCAACGCCCTGCACGCCACGGCCGACGGTGACTGGCTGTTCGGGCTGGGTGGCGACGACAAGCTGGTCAGCGACAAGGGCCATGTGACCTTCGTCGGGGGCGCGGGTAACGACGTGATGACGGCGGTGGGTGGCAACAACACCTTCCTGTTCAGCGGTGCGTTCGGGTTTGATGCCATCAACGGCTATCAAGGCAGCGACAAACTGGTGTTCATGGGCGTCGAAGGCGCGGGGCAGGGCTACGACTACAAGCAGCATGCTGCGCAGTCCGGCGGCGATACCGTGCTGAAGATTGGCGAGTTTGCCGTGACGCTGGTTGGGGTCGGAGTGGCTAACCTGTCGGACGCAAGTTTCGTGTTCGCCTAG
- a CDS encoding polyurethane esterase, which yields MGVYDYKNLSTTDSKALFSDAMAIALYSYHNLDNGFAAGYQHNGFGLGLPATLVTALLGGTDSQGVIPGVPWNPDSEKLALDAVKKAGWTPITASQLGYDGKTDARGTFFGEKAGYTSAQVEILGKYDAQGHLTELGIAFRGTSGPRENLILDAIGDVINDLLAAFGPKDYAKNYVGEAFGNLLDDVVAFARANGLSGKDVLVSGHSLGGLAVNSMADLSGGKWGGFFNDSNYIAYASPTQSSTDKVLNAGYENDPVFRALDGSTFTGASVGVHDAPKESATDNIVNFNDHYASTAWNLLPFSILNIPTWISHLPTAYGDGMNRIIESKFYDLTSKDSTIIVANLSDPARANTWVQDLNRNAETHKGSTFIIGSDSNDLIQGGGGSDYLEGRAGNDTFRDSGGYNVILGGQGSNTLDLQKSVNSFDFANDGAGNLYIRDANGGISITRDIGAIVTREPGFLWGLFKDDVTHSVTASGLKVGNNLTAYESSVKGGSGADTLKAHAGGDWLFGLDGNDHLIGGAGNDVFVGGAGNDLIESGGGADTFLFNGAFGQDRVVGYTSNDKLVFLGVQGVLPAEDFRAHAATVGQDTVLTFGNDSVTLVGVSLNSLSTDGVVIA from the coding sequence ATGGGTGTGTATGACTACAAAAATCTCAGTACAACCGATTCCAAGGCGTTGTTCAGTGATGCCATGGCGATCGCGCTGTATTCCTACCACAACCTCGATAACGGCTTTGCTGCCGGGTATCAGCACAACGGCTTCGGCCTCGGCCTGCCGGCCACGCTGGTTACCGCACTTCTCGGTGGTACCGATTCCCAAGGGGTGATCCCCGGTGTTCCGTGGAACCCCGACTCAGAAAAACTCGCCCTCGACGCGGTGAAAAAGGCCGGTTGGACCCCGATCACCGCTTCGCAACTGGGCTATGACGGCAAGACTGACGCGCGCGGAACCTTCTTTGGCGAGAAGGCCGGTTACACCAGCGCGCAAGTGGAAATCCTCGGCAAATATGACGCCCAAGGCCACCTCACCGAACTGGGCATTGCCTTTCGCGGCACCAGCGGCCCGCGCGAGAACCTGATCCTCGATGCCATCGGCGACGTGATCAACGACCTGCTCGCCGCGTTCGGCCCCAAGGATTACGCCAAGAACTATGTCGGCGAAGCCTTCGGCAATCTGCTCGACGACGTGGTGGCGTTCGCCAGGGCCAACGGCCTCAGCGGTAAAGACGTGCTGGTCAGCGGCCATAGCCTCGGCGGCCTTGCGGTCAACAGCATGGCCGACTTGAGCGGCGGCAAGTGGGGCGGGTTCTTCAACGATTCCAACTACATTGCCTACGCCTCGCCAACCCAAAGCAGTACCGACAAGGTGCTCAACGCAGGCTACGAAAACGACCCGGTGTTCCGCGCGCTCGACGGTTCGACCTTCACCGGTGCCTCGGTCGGCGTCCACGACGCGCCCAAGGAATCGGCCACCGACAACATCGTCAACTTCAACGATCACTACGCCTCGACGGCGTGGAACCTGCTGCCGTTCTCGATCCTCAACATCCCGACCTGGATCTCGCACCTGCCGACCGCGTACGGCGACGGTATGAACCGGATAATCGAGTCAAAATTCTACGATCTGACCAGCAAGGACTCGACGATCATCGTCGCCAACCTGTCGGACCCGGCGCGGGCCAACACCTGGGTGCAGGACCTCAACCGCAACGCCGAAACCCACAAGGGCAGCACCTTCATCATCGGCAGCGACAGCAATGACCTGATCCAGGGGGGTGGCGGCAGTGACTACCTTGAAGGCCGCGCCGGCAACGACACTTTCCGCGACAGTGGTGGCTACAACGTCATACTCGGCGGGCAGGGCAGCAATACGCTGGACTTGCAGAAGTCGGTGAACAGCTTCGACTTCGCCAATGACGGCGCCGGCAATCTGTACATCCGCGATGCCAACGGCGGGATCAGCATCACCCGCGACATCGGCGCCATCGTCACCCGGGAGCCGGGTTTCCTCTGGGGGTTGTTCAAGGATGACGTGACCCACAGCGTCACGGCCAGCGGCTTGAAGGTCGGTAACAATCTCACGGCCTACGAGTCGAGCGTGAAGGGCGGCAGCGGCGCCGACACGCTCAAGGCACATGCCGGCGGCGACTGGCTGTTTGGTCTGGATGGCAACGATCACTTGATTGGCGGCGCGGGCAACGACGTGTTTGTCGGCGGTGCCGGCAATGACCTGATCGAGTCGGGGGGCGGGGCGGATACGTTCCTGTTCAACGGTGCGTTTGGGCAGGACCGGGTGGTCGGTTACACGTCCAATGACAAACTGGTGTTTCTCGGCGTGCAGGGTGTTTTGCCGGCGGAGGACTTCCGCGCCCATGCCGCGACCGTTGGACAGGATACGGTGCTGACGTTTGGCAACGACTCGGTGACGTTGGTCGGGGTGTCGCTGAATAGCCTGAGTACTGATGGTGTTGTGATCGCCTGA
- a CDS encoding YgdI/YgdR family lipoprotein, translated as MKIKTLGIPLAVAALLALSGCSTQTVVTLQNGTQYLTKDMPKTKTDDGFYEFEDISGAKVKVRADEVATVRKED; from the coding sequence ATGAAAATCAAGACGCTGGGCATCCCGTTGGCGGTAGCTGCCCTGCTGGCGTTGAGCGGTTGCTCGACGCAAACCGTGGTTACCCTGCAGAACGGCACCCAGTATTTGACCAAGGACATGCCGAAGACCAAAACCGACGACGGCTTCTATGAGTTCGAGGATATTTCCGGCGCCAAGGTGAAAGTGCGGGCCGATGAAGTGGCCACGGTGCGCAAGGAAGACTGA
- a CDS encoding VRR-NUC domain-containing protein: MTANPLDDPFYYLNNFEQVLDWLELRYADVMSEAEHAFIRDFKALPRASQGLLVRMVMRKGLHFRAGKLNYAEIGDIAQAAQPLLDQGWIDEHAPLSIAELFDVLLKAEILQAFAAFIEQPKGRKDDWLPLLAEHFCEPQPLRDWAPALNDRLFSLTIMDLCDRLRLMFFGNLYQDWSEFVLADLGIFTYEKVQFCADSRGLRSRDDVDACLFLHHCQLRFEAGEAIDSIVEQVSALQFANPWLQRRRDKVLFQIAQYCERITEFALALSIYRTCAYPGARLRTIRVLERCGEYSLALELGTQAEQAPQSATEHQGLQRILPRLRRKLGGPPLKRATPRPVERLDLHLPRTDPALSVEFYVQAHLHADDGPVHYVENSLINSLFGLLCWPAIFAPLPGAFFHPFQRGPVDLLNEDFQQRRAELFNACLAELDDGRYADTIRERFAAKWGVQSPFVFWGAMNEALLEQALACLPAEHLKHWFQRLLLDIKANRAGMPDLIQFWPQHKTYRMIEVKGPGDRLQDNQLRWLEFCHEHQMPVAVCYVQWAEQSA; this comes from the coding sequence GTGACTGCCAATCCCCTCGACGATCCGTTCTACTACCTTAACAACTTTGAGCAAGTGCTTGATTGGCTTGAGCTTCGCTATGCCGATGTGATGAGTGAAGCAGAACATGCCTTCATCCGCGACTTCAAGGCGTTACCGCGAGCCTCGCAGGGTTTGCTGGTACGCATGGTGATGCGCAAGGGCCTGCATTTTCGTGCCGGCAAGCTCAACTACGCGGAAATCGGTGACATCGCCCAGGCGGCGCAACCGCTGCTGGATCAGGGCTGGATCGACGAACACGCGCCCCTGTCGATTGCCGAGCTGTTCGATGTATTGCTCAAGGCCGAAATCCTGCAAGCCTTCGCAGCCTTTATCGAGCAGCCCAAGGGCCGCAAGGATGACTGGCTGCCGCTGCTGGCCGAGCATTTCTGCGAGCCGCAACCCTTGCGTGACTGGGCGCCGGCGTTGAATGATCGACTGTTCAGCCTGACCATCATGGACCTGTGCGACCGCTTGCGTTTGATGTTCTTCGGCAATCTTTACCAGGACTGGTCAGAGTTCGTGCTCGCCGACCTTGGCATCTTCACCTATGAAAAAGTCCAGTTCTGCGCCGATTCCCGAGGCTTGCGCAGCCGCGACGACGTCGACGCCTGCCTGTTTCTGCACCATTGCCAATTGCGTTTCGAGGCTGGCGAAGCGATTGACAGCATCGTTGAGCAGGTCAGCGCCTTGCAGTTCGCCAATCCCTGGCTGCAGCGTCGACGCGACAAGGTGCTGTTCCAGATCGCCCAGTACTGTGAGCGCATCACCGAGTTTGCCCTGGCCCTGAGCATCTACCGGACTTGCGCTTATCCCGGCGCCCGATTGCGGACGATCCGCGTCCTGGAACGTTGTGGTGAATACTCGCTGGCACTGGAACTCGGAACCCAGGCCGAACAGGCCCCGCAAAGCGCCACCGAACACCAAGGCCTGCAACGCATCTTGCCGCGCCTGCGGCGCAAACTCGGTGGCCCACCGCTCAAACGCGCCACGCCGCGCCCGGTGGAACGTCTCGACCTGCATTTGCCGCGCACCGATCCGGCGCTGTCGGTGGAGTTTTATGTGCAGGCGCATCTGCACGCTGACGATGGCCCCGTGCACTACGTCGAGAACAGCCTGATCAACTCACTGTTTGGCCTGCTGTGCTGGCCGGCGATTTTCGCGCCGTTGCCGGGGGCGTTTTTCCACCCGTTCCAGCGCGGGCCGGTGGACCTGCTCAATGAAGACTTCCAGCAACGTCGCGCCGAACTGTTCAACGCCTGCCTCGCCGAACTCGATGATGGTCGCTATGCCGACACTATCCGCGAGCGGTTCGCCGCCAAGTGGGGCGTGCAGTCGCCGTTCGTGTTCTGGGGCGCAATGAATGAAGCGTTGCTTGAGCAAGCACTGGCGTGTCTACCCGCCGAACATCTCAAGCACTGGTTCCAGCGCCTGTTGCTCGATATCAAGGCCAATCGCGCCGGCATGCCCGACCTGATCCAGTTCTGGCCGCAGCACAAAACCTACCGGATGATCGAAGTCAAAGGCCCCGGCGACCGCCTGCAGGACAATCAATTGCGCTGGCTGGAGTTCTGCCACGAACATCAGATGCCGGTGGCCGTGTGTTACGTGCAATGGGCGGAGCAGAGCGCGTGA